The Microcella sp. genome includes the window GATGTGGAACGAGTCGCTCGTCACCGAACCGCCAGCCAGCTCGGCGTAGATGCGCGCGCCGCGCGCCATGGCGTGCTCTTTCGTCTCGAGCACAATGGCGGCAGCGCCCTCGCCGAGCACGAATCCGTCGCGGTCGACGTCGTAGGGGCGCGAGGCCGCAGCAGGGTCGTCGTTGCGCTTCGAGAGCGCCTGCATCGAGGCGAACGCCGCGATCGGCAGGGGGTGCACGACGGCTTCGGTGCCGCCGGCGACGACGACGTCGGCGAGGCCCTGCTGCAGGTGCTCGTAGGCGTTGGCGATGGCTTCGGTGCCCGACGCGCAGGCAGAGACGACGGTGCGGGCTCCGGCCCGAGCGCCGAGGCCCATGCTGATCGCCGCGGCGGCCGCGTTGGGCATGAGCATGGGGATGGTCATCGGCAGGACGCGCCGGGGGCCCTTCTCGCGCAGGGTGTCCCATGCATCGAGCAGGGTCCAGAGCCCGCCGATGCCGGTCGCGTAGTCGACGAGGATGCGTTCGGGGGCGACGTCGGGCGACCCGGCGTCAGCCCAGGCTTCGCGGGCCGCGATGAGGGCGAACTGCGCCGAGGGGTCGAGCCGCTTGATCTCTTGGCGCTCGAGCACGTCTTCGGGGCGCACTTTCGCCTCGGCGGCGAAGGTGACGGGCAGCTCGTGCTCGGCCACCCAGTCATGCTCGAGGGTGTGGGTTCCCGACTCCCCTCGCAGCAGGGCGTCCCAGCTCTCGCGAGCGGTTCCGCCGATGGGTGAGGTGGCACCGATTCCGGTGACGACGATCGTGGTCATAGCGTCAACTCTCTGCAGGTGGTGGTTCTGCGCGGGTTCGCCGGGGTCGCCGTGGTGGCCGACCCCGGGCGTTCCGCGCGTCGTGACGTCGGCTAGGCCGAGGCGTTCACGATGAAGGTGACGGCGTCACCGACCGTGGTCAGGTTCTTGACCTCTTCGTCGGGAATCTTGACGTCGAACTTCTCTTCGGCGTTCACGACAATGGTCATCATCGAGATCGAGTCGATGTCGAGGTCGTCGGTGAACGACTTGTCGAGCTCGACCGAGTCGGTGGCGATGCCCGTCTCGTCGTTGATGAGTTCTGCGAGTCCGGCGAGAACTTCTTCGGTGGACAGTGCCATGGTTATCTCCTTGTGGGTGTCGTATGACCGTGCATAATCCTAGGGCGGGCCGGGGCCGAGCGCAGTCGAGCGCGCGGATCACCGTCTGTTACGGCAACCGCACCACCTGGGCTCCGTAGACGAGGCCTGCCCCGAACCCGATCTGCAGGGCGAGTCCGCCGCTCAGTTCGGGATGCTCGTCGAGCAGCCGGTGCGTCGCGAGCGGTATCGACGCCGCCGAGGTGTTGCCGGTCGTGGCGATGTCGCGCGCGACCACCACGCTCTCGGGCAGCTTCAGCTGCTTGGCGAACTCGTCGATGATGCGCATGTTGGCCTGGTGGGGAATGAACGCGGCGAGCTGATCTGAGGTGATTCCGGCGGCGTCGAGCGCCTGCTGCGCCACCTTCGCCATCTCCCACACCGCCCAGCGGAAGACCGTCTGACCTTCCTGGCGCAGGGTCGGGTACTCGCCGTCGGGGTCGTCGAAGGCTTCTTTGAACGGCCTGTCCATGCCCACGGCATCCCACTTCGAGCCGTCTGAACCCCACACGGTGGTCGCAATGCCGGGGGTGTCGCTCGGCCCGACGATGGCGGCCCCGGCGCCGTCGCCGAGCAGAAACGAGATGGTGCGATCGGTGGGCTTGGCGTAGTCGCTGAGCTTCTCGGTGCCGACGACGAGCACATACTCTGCCAGGCCTGCGCGCACGAAGGCGTCGGCCTGGGCGATGCCGTAGGTGTAGCCGGCGCACGCCGCAGACACGTCGTATGCTGGGGCGGGTGCGGCCCCGATGCGCTCGGTCAGCAGCGCGGCGAGAGAGGGCGTCTGCACGGTGTTGCTGATCGTCGAGACGATCACTGCGCCGATCTGGGTGGGCGAGATGCCCGCGCGCTCGATGGCCTCTCGAGCGGCCGTCTCGGCGAGGTCGACCGCGTTGACCGATGCCGAGGCTCGCGTGCGGGTGATCACTCCGGTGCGCTGCCGAATCCACTCGTCGCTTGAGTCGATGGGCCCGGCGATCTCGTCATTGGTGACGATGAGGTCGCCGCGCGCGGCTCCGACGCTGTAGATGCGCGTGAACGGTGCGCCGACTGACTGCGTGAGCGTGGGCTGTGTCATGAGTTCTCCAGCATGTCGATGGCGGCGGCGAGGTCGTCGGGGCTCGTGACGGCGATGGTCGGCACTCCCTTGAGGCCGCGCTTGGCGAGGCCGACGAGTGCGCCTGCGGGCAGCAGTTCGATGATGCCGGTCACCCCCGCGTCGGCGAACGACTGCATGCACAGGTCCCAGCGCACGGGCGATGACACTTGACCGATCAGCAGGTCGACGAAGTCGGCGCCGACGTCGACGCGGCTGCCGTCGCGGTTGGTGTACAGGGGGATGCTCGGCTCACCCGGCACGACCGTCGAGGCCGCGCTGCGCAGGCGCTCGACCGCGGTGCTCATGTAGCTCGTGTGAAACGCGCCGGCGACCTGCAGCGGGATGACGCGAGTGCCCGGCACCGGTTCGGCGGCGAGGGCCGCGAGGTTGTTCAGCTCACCGGCGACCACGGTCTGGCCGCCACCGTTGACGTTCGCGGCATCGAGGCCGAGCTCGGTGAGCCGCGCAGCGAGCGCATCGGGGTCACCCCCGATGACGGCGCTCATGCCCGTCGGAACAAGCGCGGCAGCGTCGGCCATCGCTCGGCCGCGCTCGCCCACGAGGCGCAGGGCGTCGCGGTCGCTGAGCACGCCGGCGATCGCCGCTGCGGCGAACTCTCCCACCGAGTGGCCGGCGACGGCGCCGACACGGTCGCGTCGGCCGTCGAGCAATGCGGCAGCGCACAGGAGGCTCGCTGCGACGATGAGCGGCTGGGCGATGGCGGTGTCGCGAATGGTGTCGGCGTCTGACACCGTGCCGTGTTCGATGAGGTCGACTCCGGCCGCCTCCGAATACTGCGCCAGTCGGTCTCGGTGGGCGGGGTCGGCAACCCATGGCTGCAAGAACCCGGGCTTCTGAGACCCTTGGCCGGGGGCCACGACGACGATCATGAACTCAATCCTCCCAAGGTGGGGTGAGGGGTGCGGGTGGGGATGTCGTTGACAAACGTACAACGACGTTGTGGGCCTTCTACAGTCAGCGTCGGGCGGGCGGCTCGGGCTCCGCGATCGATCCGACGATCAGGGCGCACTGCAGAATCAGCGCCTCGCGCGCCCCGGTCGCATCCCAGCCGATCACTTCGCTGATGCGCTTCAGCCGATATCGCACCGTGTTGGGATGCACGAAGAGCTCGCGAGCAGTCGCCTCGAGGCTGCGACCGTTGTCGAGGTAGGCCCACAGGGTGACGAGCAGTTCGGGGTTGTGCGCCTTGAGCGGCTTGTAGATGCGGTTGATCAGGGTTCCGCGGGCGATCGGGTCGCCTGCGAGAGCCCGTTCGGGCAAGAGATCGTCTGCGAGTGTCGGTCGTGGGGCGTTCCGCCACGAGCGCGCGACCGCGAAGCCCGCGAGGGCTGCCTTGGCGCTCTTGCCGGCCTCGACCACGTCGGGAACCTCGGGCCCGAGCACGAGGTGGCCGGCGCCGAAGCTGGGCTCGAGCGCTTCGGCGATCTGCGCGAAGGTGTGCGCGTGCTCGAGCGGAGCATCCTGCTCTCCGCGAGGTGTCGCCCGGCCGATCACCACCACCAGGCGGCTGCCCTGCACGCCGATGAGCACGTCGGCGTCGACGTGCCGGGCCGTGCGGCGAATCTGGTCGACATCGACGATGCGCGGGGCGGTGCCGACGAGCACGCACACTTCGCCGTGACCGTTCCAGCCGAGCGCTGCGATGCGGCTCGGCAGCTCGTTGTCGTACTCTCCGCTGAGGATCGAGTCGACGACGAGAGCTTCGAGCCGGGCATCCCACAGCCCGCGTGCCTCAGCGGCGCGCGCATAGACGTCAGCCGCCGCGAAGGCGATCTCGCGACTGTAGAGCAGAATGCCGTGCCGCAGGTTCTCGTCGCGATCGCGCACGCGCTCTTCGACGACTTCGACGACGACACGGATGAGCTGCAGCGTCTGCTGCAGGCTGACCGAGCGCAAGAGCTCGCGCGGCGCTGCCCCGAACACGTCGGCGGCGATCCACGGCTGCGAGGTGGGGTCGTCGTACCAGCTGATGAACGAGGTGATGCCGGCCTGTGCGACGAGACCGACGGCAGATCGCCTGCTGGGGGGCATCGTGCCGTACCAGGGCAGTGTGTCGTCGAGTCGCTTGAGCGTCGCCGTCGCCAATTCACCCGAGATGTTGCGCAACCACTGCAGTGTCTGCGCTTTGGTCAGCTCTGCCACCGTGCTCCTTCGGTGAAGCGAGGGGGCGAGGCCCTCACGGCCGCCGCCCCCTCGACCGGTGCTATGACTCGCCGCCCGCTGAGCCGGTGGTTCCGGCCGTCACGTCGTAGAGACGGTACTTCTCGATCGCAGCGCCGACAGCGCTCGGGTCAACCTCACCGCGCCGCACCAGCTGCTGCAGGGTGCGCACCACGATCGACGGGCCGTCGATGGTGAAGAAGCGCCGAGCCGCGGGTCGGGTGTCGCTGAATCCGAAGCCGTCAGCGCCGAGCGTCGCGTAGTCGCCGGGAACGAACTGCCTGATCTGGTCGGGCACCGCGTGCATGAAGTCGGTGACGCCGATGAATGGCCCTTCAGCGTGCTGCAGCTTGCGCGTGACGTACGGCACCTTGGGCTCTTCGTGGGGGCGCAAGAAGTTGTGCTCGTCGACGGCGAGCCCGTCTCGACGCAGCTCGTTCCACGACGTCACGCTCCACACATCGGCGGCGACATTCCAGTCGTCGGCGAGCAATTGCTGGGCCTCGAGCGCCCACGGCACGGCGACGCCGGAGGCGAGAATCTGTGCCTTCGGGCCGATGACGGGGCTCTGCGCGAGCAGGTAGATGCCGCGCAGCACTCCGTCGACGTCGAGGTTCTCGGGTTCGGCGGGCTGCACGTTGGGCTCGTTGTAGACCGTCAGGTAGTACATGACGTTCGGCTCGGGGTGCGTCTCGCCGTACATGCGCTCAAGGCCGGCTCGCACGATGTGGCCGATCTCGTAGCCGTAGGCCGGGTCGTAGGTCACGACCGCAGGGTTGGTGCTCGCGAGCAGCGGCGAGTGCCCATCGGCGTGCTGCAGCCCTTCGCCCGTGAGCGTCGTGCGACCCGCCGTGGCGCCGATGATGAAGCCACGGGTCATCTGGTCGCCTGCCGCCCAGAACGCATCCCCCGTGCGCTGGAAGCCGAACATCGAGTAGAAGACATACACCGGGATGAGCGGCTCTCCGTGCGTCGAGTAGCTCGACCCGACGGCGGTGAAGGCGGCCACCGCTCCCGCCTCGTTGATGCCGGTGTGGATGATCTGGCCCTGCGGGCTCTCTTTGTAGGCCAGCAGCAGTTCGCGATCGACCGAGGTGTAGTGCTGCCCGTTCGGGTTGTAGATCTTCGACGTCGGAAAGTAGGCGTCCATGCCGAACGTGCGCGCTTCATCGGGAATGATCGGCACAATGCGGTGACCGAAGTCTTTCGACCGCAGCAGGTCTTTCAGCAGTCGAGCGAACGCCATGGTCGTCGCGACCTCTTGCTTGCCAGAGCCCTTCTTCACGACGTCGTAGGTCGAGGCGGGCGGCAGTGCGACCTGCGTGTACTTCGAACGGCGCTCAGGCACGAACCCGCCCAGCGCGCGCCGGCGCTCGAGCATGTACTCGATCGCCGGGTCGGTCTCGCCCGGGTGGTAGTAGGGCGGCTGGTACGGGTCGGCCTCGAGCTGAGCATCCGTGATCGGAATCCGCATCTCGTCACGGAACTGCTTGAGGTTGTCGAGCGTGAGCTTCTTCATCTGGTGGGTCGCGTTGCGACCCTCGAAGCTGGGGCCCAGGCCGTAGCCCTTGACGGTCTTCGCGAGAATCACGGTGGGCTGGCCCTTGTGCTCGCTCGCCGCCTTGAAAGCCGCGTAGACCTTGCGGTAGTCGTGGCCGCCGCGCTTGAGCTTCCAGATCTGGTCATCGCTGTAGTCGGCGACCATCGCCGCGGTGCGCGGGTCGCGCCCGAAGAAGTGCTCGCGGATGAACGCGCCCGACTCTGCCTTGTAGGTCTGGTAGTCGCCGTCGGGAGTGCGGTTCATGAGGTCGCGCAGCGCGCCCTCGTGGTCTTGGTCGAGCAGGGCATCCCATTCGCGCCCCCAGATGACCTTGATGACGTTCCATCCGGCACCGCGGAAGAAGCTCTCGAGCTCTTGAATGATCTTGCCGTTGCCGCGCACCGGGCCGTCGAGGCGCTGCAGGTTGCAGTTGATGACGAAGTTCAGGTTGTCGAGGCCGTCGTTGGCGGCGAGCTGCAGCGCTCCGCGGCTCTCGACCTCGTCCATCTCGCCGTCGCCCAAGAACGCCCACACCTGGGTGTCGTCGGCCTCGGCGATGCCGCGGTGGGTGATGTACTTGTTGAGCTGCGCCTGGTAGATCGCGTTGATCGGCCCGAGACCCATCGACACCGTCGGAAACTGCCAGAAGTCGGGCATGAGGCGCGGGTGCGGGTAGCTCGACAGCCCGCCGCCTGCGTGCGACTTCTCTTGACGAAAACCGTCGAGCTGCTGCGGGCTCACACGGCCTTCGAGAAAGGCGCGGGCGTACATGCCGGGGGAGGCGTGGCCCTGGTAGAACACCTGGTCGCCGCCGCTGGGGTGATCGAGACCCCGGAAGAAGTGGTTGTTGCCGACCTCGTAGAGGGCCGCGCTCGACGCGTAGGTCGAGATGTGCCCGCCCACGGCGATGCCCGGCCGCTGGGCGCGGTGCACGGTGATCGCGGCGTTCCAGCGAATCCAGGCGCGGTATCGGCGCTCGATCTCTTCGTCACCCGGAAACTCGGGCTCGTTCTCCGGCGCGATCGTGTTCAGGTAGTCGGTCGTCGGCACCATCGGCACGCCGAGGTGCAGCTCTTTCGACCGCTTGAGCAGGCTGAGCATGATCTCGCGACCGCGCTGCGGGCCGCGCTCGTGAACGACCGCGTCGAGCGACTCGTTCCATTCCGCCGTTTCTTCCGGATCTGCATCCGTGTGTTCGACCGAATACGGATCCTGGTCGTTGACCGTCACCCTTGACCTCTTCCTGGTGGTAGACAGAGTGTGTCGGCACGAGCGCGGCGGCCGGGTTGCGGCGCGCGATCGTACGAGCGATGTCGAGTCTAGTCACCCTGCCCCGTGCCTTCTGCGCGGGCCCGAGCGCACCGGAGGGCGCCCATGGCCGCTGACGCACTGATCGCCCCTGGGCAGTCTGCGCCCGACTTCGAGCTGCGCGATCAGTTCGGTCAGTCTGTCGCCCTCCGCAGCTTTCGCGACGCCTCTGCCGTGGCGCTCGTGTTCTTTCCCCTAGCCTTCACCGCCACCTGCACGAGCGAGTTGTGCGAGCTGCGCGACAACCTGGCGCTGTTCGACGGTGCGGGCGTGCGACTGCTCGGCATCTCGGTCGACTCGACGGCCACCCTGCGCGAGTTCGCCGACCGAGAGGGCTACACCTTTCCACTCTTGGCCGACTTCTGGCCGCACGGCGGCGTCGCACAGCGGTATGGCGCCTTTCTGCCCGACAAGGGGTTCGCGGCCCGCGCCACGGTGCTGGTCGACAACTCAGGACTCGTGCGCGCCTCGTTCTGTTCTCCACCCGGCGAGGCGCGAGAACTCGCGGCCTATCGTCAAGCGCTCGCGACGCTGTGAGTCGATCGTCCTGAGTTGTCAACGGTACGCTGGGGTCGTTGGGGCTCTTAGCTCAGCTGGTAGAGCGCCTCGTTTACACCGAGGATGCCGGGGGTTCGAGTCCCTCAGGGCCCACCCATCGAGCCGTCAGGCGAGGGGCGCTGCGAGAGTGGATTGCGCTGCCCGAACGGCGTCGACCCAGGCGCTGAGGGCGGGCCATTCGTGCGCCTCGACCGTGACGGCGATCGCTGGTCCGCGGCCGCCGCCCTGCGTGCTGATGACGGCCTTGTATCGATGGTGCTGGTCGGGGCCAGAGACTTCGACGATGGCAAGGGCGAGGTGCAGGCGGTAGGTGTCGTAGGCGTTCGCTGTGAACATGGCGACCTGATCACCGTCGAGCGACAGCACGGCCTGGCCGAGCACCACATCGTTTACTCGAACCCAGGCCATGCGGTGAGCGTAGCAACGGTGCATTCCCTTCGACCAGGGCCGACCCTGTCAGTGCACCTGCTTACGGTGGCAGTGTGCCGCAGAGTGTCGAGCAGTGGTGGGCGCGCCGTCAGTGTGTGACGGGCGAGCAGACCCCGTATGCGATCGGTCGCTATCGCGATGCGTGGGCTCCGTTCACCGTTCTCGTCGAGCAGTTCCGCCCGGAGCGCAACGGCGAGCTCGTGCTGTCGCAGATTCCGCCGGCGGCCGATGTCTACCTCGTCTGGGTGTGCTCGATCGGCCATGAGTTCGTTGCCACGCCGACTGAGCAGCGCTCTCGGCCGGGCCGCTCGCGCTCGTCTCGCTCGTGGTGCCCCGTCTGCGCCGAGCCTTCAGCCCTGCGGCCCGCGCGCCGCTGGCCGCCAGCCCCTGTCGTCGACAATTCAGGACAACGTGCATCCGTATCGCGTTCATCTCGCGTCCCAGCGCGCGTGGCCGGCACCGCACGGGATGTTCGTCCTGAGTTGTTGACACCGCAGGCGGCGCGGCGTGCGGCCCTGCAGGGTGCGCGGCCCGCGGCAGAGGTGCGCCCGGGTGAGGCGTTCGTGAGCGCGGCGGCCTCGCACGCGACCTCGGCCATGCAGGGCGAGTTGCGGCGGCTGCTCGAGAAGCGGCTCGATCTCGAGTTCGCGTTCACCGCCGTGCGCGTGCGCACCCCGTTCTTCGGCAAGCTCGAGGTGTGGCCCGACGTGATCGTCGCCGAGCTGGCAGTCGCGATCGAGCTCGACACCGTCGGGCGCAACGGCGACGAGCACGTCGGGCGGCGCGAGCGCTCTGACCGCCGCAAAGACCAGCTGCTGCGCGAGGTCGGGTGGCATGTCATCAGGCTGCGGTGCCGCCCGCTGCGCGCTCTCGGCCCCGACGATCTGGTGGTCGCGGGAGTATCGGCGTCAGCGGTCGACGCGCTCATCGAGCGCATCGGCGAGGTGCGTGGCGCGCTGCTCGTCGAGGCATACTGTCGCAGTGCCGGCGCGTAGCCCGGCGTGCGCCAGAATGAACAGCGTGTCGTCTGCCGTCTGGGCCCTCGTTGCCGCGTGTGTGCTGTGGGGCACGACCGGCACCGCCGCCACGTTCTTCTCGAGCGACGTCAGCCCGCTCGCGATCGGCGCGAGCACCATGGCGCTGGGCGGCGCTCTGCTATTCGCCACCAATCGCGGGCCATCGTGGGCGGTCATCCGCGACCGCTCGGCTCGTGCGTGGCTGCTCGCCGCCGCCGCGGGCATGGTCGCCTACCCGTTGGCCTTCTACGCGTCGATGAATCTCGCCGGCGTCGCGATCGGCAACGTCGTGTCGCTCGGCTCTGGCCCCCTCTTCGCGGCGGTGATCGAGTGGGTGGTGCACCGAGACCGGTTGACCTGGCGCTGGATGCTGAGCGCGAGCACCGCCATCGCCGGTGTCGCCCTGCTCGTCGCCGGCGGGCACGGCTCCGGCTCGCCCGTCGACCCGTCGGGCATTCCGCTCGGCGTCGCCCTCGGGCTCGTCGCGGGGGCGGGCTATGCGCTCTTCACCTTCGCCTCGGGAACGGTGATCAGGCGGGGCCACACGGGTCGCGCGACCATGGGTGCGGCGTTCGGCATCGCCGCGCTGCCGCTCGCCGTCGTGCTGCTCGTCACGGGTGCTCCGCTGCTTGGCAGCGCGCAGAACGTCGGCATCGCCGTCTATCTCGCGGTCGGGCCGATGTTCGTCGCCTACCTGTTCTTCGGCTGGGGCATCAGGGCGTTGCGCTCGAGCACCGTCACGGTGATCACGCTGCTCGAGCCCTTCGTGGCCACGCTGCTCGCGGTGGCTGTGGTCGGCGAGCGGCTCGAGCCGCTCGGCTGGGTGGGGCTCGCGCTCATCATTCTCGGAGTTGCCGTGCTTTCCTCGGCTCGGCAACCGCGTCAGGTGCCGTGACCGCCCTATCATCGGGGCATGGTCGAGGATGAGCTGCCGGTGAACGATGAGGGGCAGGGCGTGCCGCCCGAGGGTCCGCGCCGGTCGACCTTCACGCCGCCGCCTGCCGGGGTCAGCTACGACCCGGCGTCGACCGACGACGACGCCCTCGCGGGCGCGCTGTCGCAGCAGTTTCAGCGCTGGGCGCCTCCGACCGCGCCGACCGCCGCGCCTGAGCCGAGCGCCGCACCTGTGCCGAGTCCTCAGACTGAGCCGAGCGCCACACCTGAGCCGAGCCCTCAGCCTGAGCCCAGCGCCACACCTGTGCCGAGCCCCGTCGCCGAGTCGAGCAGTGAGTCTGTGTCGAGCCCCGCAGCCGACTCGAGCATCCCGCCGCCGCCTCAGCGGCAGTCGCTCACCGACGAAGAGCTGCTGGCTGCCGCCGACCTCGACGACCCTTCGCATGACACGGGCGCGCTGCTCGATCTCGTCGAGCGCGAGCTGCAGTTGCGGCAGCGGGAGGCCGAACGTCTCGCCGCGTGGGAGCAGACGGTGCGAGAGCAGGTCGGCCCCGACGCCGAGCAGCTGGTCTCAGAGGTGCGGTCGACCTTCACGGGCGTCGTGCCGATCGTCGCTCCCGTCGCCCCTGCGCCTCCGACCGTGGGTGCCCCGCCGCCCGAGCCTCCGCCGCCACCGATCGTGAGCGCTCCGAGCGGTCCAGAGCTCGATCTGGCACTCGCCGACGCGCCGCCGCCCTTCGGGGCCGCGGTGACCGCGGTTCCGCCGCCTCCGGGCTCGGTGCCCGCCCCGCCCGAGCTCGTTGAGCCGTCGATCCCTGACACGGGGTCGGTCGCGATCAGCGCCCCCACTGCGTTCGAGGCTCTGCTCGCAGCGGCCGATGCGCCGACCGGCGAGAACGACACCTCCAGCGCAGCAGCCGAGAGCCTCGAGCCGGCCGGTGACGTTCAGGGCGAGCCGTGGAGCCTCGGCGACACGGTCATCGAGCCCGTGCCGAGCGATGAGCCGACCGCCGTCGTCGACGAGCCGGCAGACCTCGATGCCGTCGAGGCCGAGCCGCTCGAGCCCGCTCGAGCACCGCGCGTCGAGCAGAGCGCTCTCGAGCCGACTCCGGCCGAAATGCGCACGGGTCGGTCGATCAGGCTCTTCTGGCTGTGGTTCGCGGTGAACGCCTCGGTGGTGAGCGTGGCGCTCGGCGCCGTGCTGCTCGGCATGGGCATGAGTCTGCGCCAGTCGATTCTGTCGGCGCTCATCGGCGTGGCCGTGTCGTTCTTGCCGCTCGGTCTCGGCACCCTCGCGAGCAAGTGGAGCGGCCAGCCGACGATGGTGGTCTCTCGAGCCACGTTCGGCACGGCGGGCAACGCGATTCCGGTACTGCTGGCGTTCGTCACCCGACTCGTCTGGGCGGGCGCCCTGCTCTGGCTGCTCGGCACCGGCGTGGCCGAGGTGCTCGTCGGCAGCGGTGTCGTCGACGGCGTGCCGATCTTCATGCTCGCGCTCATCGTCTCCGCCACCGGGCTCGTCATCGCCGCCGTGCTCGCCGGCATCGGGTTCCGCGCGATCGCGGCGCTCGGCGCGGTCGTGACCGCGCTGGGGGTCGTGCTCGTCGGTGGGCTCATCGCCCTCACGGTGCCCTATGTCGACCTGGGCGCGGCGCTGTCGCTCGCGGATGGCCCCTGGGTGCTCATGGCGAGCGGCGCCGTTCTCGTCTTCAGCGTGGTGGGCCTGGCGTGGGCGAACAGCAGCGGAGACATCGCGCGCTACCAGGCGAAGGCAACCTACGGCTCGTCTGCTGTGCTGTGGTCGGCGTTCGGGGCGACGATTCCCGCCTTCGCGCTCATCAGCTGGGGTGCGCTGCTCGCAGCCTCGAACCCGTTCGTGGCTGAGGGGCTCGTGTCGAACCCGGTCGACATCATCGCGCGCATGCTGCCGGTCTGGTACCCCGTGCCGCTCGTGCTCGCTGTCGGCCTGGGGCTGATTGCGGCCGCGACGCTCGCCCTCTACTCGGGAGGGTTCGCGCTGCTCGCGCTGGGCATCCGCAGTTCGCGCCCGGTCAGTGTGCTCATCGTCGTGATCGTGACCGGCGCCGTCACGGCGGGCCTCGCACTGCTCGTGGTCGAC containing:
- a CDS encoding cytosine permease → MVEDELPVNDEGQGVPPEGPRRSTFTPPPAGVSYDPASTDDDALAGALSQQFQRWAPPTAPTAAPEPSAAPVPSPQTEPSATPEPSPQPEPSATPVPSPVAESSSESVSSPAADSSIPPPPQRQSLTDEELLAAADLDDPSHDTGALLDLVERELQLRQREAERLAAWEQTVREQVGPDAEQLVSEVRSTFTGVVPIVAPVAPAPPTVGAPPPEPPPPPIVSAPSGPELDLALADAPPPFGAAVTAVPPPPGSVPAPPELVEPSIPDTGSVAISAPTAFEALLAAADAPTGENDTSSAAAESLEPAGDVQGEPWSLGDTVIEPVPSDEPTAVVDEPADLDAVEAEPLEPARAPRVEQSALEPTPAEMRTGRSIRLFWLWFAVNASVVSVALGAVLLGMGMSLRQSILSALIGVAVSFLPLGLGTLASKWSGQPTMVVSRATFGTAGNAIPVLLAFVTRLVWAGALLWLLGTGVAEVLVGSGVVDGVPIFMLALIVSATGLVIAAVLAGIGFRAIAALGAVVTALGVVLVGGLIALTVPYVDLGAALSLADGPWVLMASGAVLVFSVVGLAWANSSGDIARYQAKATYGSSAVLWSAFGATIPAFALISWGALLAASNPFVAEGLVSNPVDIIARMLPVWYPVPLVLAVGLGLIAAATLALYSGGFALLALGIRSSRPVSVLIVVIVTGAVTAGLALLVVDMTMLFRDVVTTLAVPVAAWAGIFGAETMIRTRRVHSPSLLTAGGVYPRVRWVNTVMLLVITAVGWGFTTAVIAGLQWQGYLWGVLGIPLDSALGASDLGVGVALALGLLTPLVAGIPALRALQTAERAAAEADTPAALSDDLMTTATPSTP